The following coding sequences lie in one Mucilaginibacter sp. KACC 22773 genomic window:
- a CDS encoding NTP transferase domain-containing protein produces MILKEHNPEGKHKKHAKLARPSTGNFGRNEWAIVGGPCTVIKLLADDIIAALSSSYKCAYADTAHNHDITQVPGRLASGAIVDYTDQVNYQQFNFQNPLMPYQLKQQFANADLVLVNGNHQQANAQVVIIDINKKASLQKRVEQLTNVQLFLLADYSDEPFDFIKEAIPNWQQITVYRLADRERIITFFETNLQQVRPVLNGLVLAGGQSLRMGFDKGNVNWHGKAQRYHMADMLKPFCNEVFISCRSGQQGEIDKQYPSLEDTFTGLGPFGAILSAFREKPDSAWLVIACDLPLMDEGTLRNLVAWRNSSSVATAYHSPVTDFPEPLIAIWEPKSYPVLLSYLAQGYSCPRKVLINTDITLLNPPEPEALTNVNTPDELEKIKRVIHQKTATS; encoded by the coding sequence GTGATTTTAAAAGAGCATAATCCCGAGGGGAAGCATAAAAAACACGCCAAACTGGCAAGGCCTTCCACCGGGAATTTTGGAAGAAACGAATGGGCAATTGTTGGCGGGCCATGTACAGTAATAAAATTACTGGCCGACGATATAATAGCTGCTTTATCCTCAAGCTATAAATGTGCATATGCCGATACAGCACACAATCATGATATTACACAGGTACCAGGTAGATTGGCGAGTGGTGCTATAGTGGATTATACCGACCAGGTAAACTACCAGCAATTTAATTTTCAAAACCCGCTGATGCCTTACCAGCTTAAACAGCAATTTGCCAATGCCGACCTGGTACTGGTGAACGGTAACCACCAGCAGGCAAATGCGCAGGTTGTTATTATCGATATTAATAAAAAGGCATCACTGCAAAAACGGGTTGAACAGTTAACCAACGTACAACTGTTTTTATTAGCCGATTACAGCGACGAACCTTTTGATTTTATAAAGGAAGCTATCCCAAACTGGCAACAGATTACCGTTTATAGATTAGCAGACAGGGAAAGGATCATCACTTTTTTTGAAACCAATTTGCAACAGGTAAGGCCTGTACTAAACGGATTGGTGTTGGCCGGCGGACAAAGCCTGCGTATGGGTTTTGATAAAGGGAACGTAAACTGGCATGGCAAGGCCCAGCGCTACCACATGGCCGATATGCTAAAACCTTTCTGCAACGAAGTTTTTATATCCTGCAGGTCCGGTCAGCAAGGTGAAATAGATAAGCAGTACCCATCGCTGGAAGACACCTTTACGGGGCTTGGTCCTTTTGGGGCGATATTATCGGCATTTCGGGAAAAACCGGATAGCGCCTGGCTGGTTATCGCCTGCGATCTGCCTTTGATGGATGAGGGTACCTTGCGTAATTTGGTAGCCTGGCGTAACAGTTCTTCTGTCGCTACAGCCTACCATAGTCCGGTAACAGATTTTCCTGAACCGCTTATTGCCATTTGGGAGCCGAAAAGTTATCCTGTATTATTGTCTTATTTGGCGCAGGGGTATTCTTGCCCGCGTAAGGTGCTCATCAATACCGATATTACACTATTAAACCCGCCGGAACCGGAGGCATTAACCAATGTGAATACACCGGATGAACTGGAAAAAATAAAACGGGTTATACACCAAAAAACAGCCACAAGCTAA
- the fdhD gene encoding formate dehydrogenase accessory sulfurtransferase FdhD gives MAVKSTHQIPVVKVTAATNIRATDALAVEEPLEIRLEYGKEGQRQVQNISVTMRTPGHDAELANGFLFTEGIIKDADDITSTAHCFIACAENKENVIQVTLNPGVVPLLQNSGRNFYTTSSCGVCGKGSIDAIRTVSNFTGLVADHDAVAAEILYRLPIILQRNQRVFADTGGLHASALFTTQGELLLLREDVGRHNAVDKLIGAALGYGWFPLQQTILLLSGRASFELVQKAVMAGINIIAAVGAPSSLAVQLAEEFNITLIGFLRDERFNIYTAAHRVLIPNYENTY, from the coding sequence ATGGCCGTCAAATCCACACATCAAATACCTGTTGTTAAAGTTACAGCTGCAACCAACATCCGGGCAACCGATGCGCTTGCTGTTGAAGAACCTTTAGAGATAAGGCTGGAGTACGGAAAAGAAGGGCAGCGGCAGGTACAGAATATTTCGGTTACTATGCGTACGCCGGGGCACGATGCCGAACTTGCAAACGGTTTTTTATTTACAGAAGGTATTATAAAGGATGCGGATGATATTACATCAACCGCTCATTGCTTTATTGCCTGTGCCGAAAATAAGGAGAATGTGATCCAGGTTACCTTAAATCCCGGTGTTGTACCACTCCTGCAAAATAGCGGGCGTAATTTTTATACCACATCAAGCTGCGGGGTATGCGGCAAAGGCTCTATAGACGCCATTCGCACGGTGAGTAATTTTACCGGCCTGGTGGCAGATCATGATGCCGTGGCTGCGGAGATTTTATACCGGCTACCCATTATTTTACAAAGGAATCAGCGGGTATTTGCTGATACCGGCGGTTTGCATGCATCGGCTTTATTCACCACGCAAGGCGAATTATTATTGCTGCGCGAGGACGTAGGCAGGCACAACGCGGTGGATAAATTGATAGGGGCGGCCCTTGGTTATGGCTGGTTCCCCCTGCAGCAAACCATATTGCTTTTGAGCGGCAGGGCAAGTTTTGAGCTGGTACAAAAGGCGGTTATGGCCGGCATTAATATTATTGCGGCTGTAGGCGCTCCCTCAAGCCTGGCCGTACAATTAGCCGAAGAATTTAATATTACCCTGATAGGTTTCCTGCGCGATGAGCGTTTTAATATTTACACCGCGGCACACCGCGTATTGATACCAAATTATGAAAATACGTATTAA
- a CDS encoding GNAT family N-acetyltransferase, with the protein MSIRRATLADQSAISNLLDQLGYPGTEAFLAENLEQMLSQPQSEVLVYELDGQVAGFIAFDFLTQLVVKGSFARISCFAVDENARSKGVGKSLEEHFKNLAIEKKCDRIEVHCHSRRVDAHRFYERQGYHESPKYLMKSLID; encoded by the coding sequence ATGAGTATCAGAAGAGCCACTTTGGCCGATCAGTCTGCTATATCAAACTTACTGGATCAATTGGGTTATCCGGGGACGGAAGCCTTTTTAGCAGAAAACCTGGAACAGATGCTTAGTCAGCCACAATCGGAAGTTTTGGTTTATGAATTGGATGGGCAGGTTGCAGGCTTTATTGCTTTTGATTTTTTAACACAATTGGTAGTTAAAGGCAGTTTTGCAAGGATAAGTTGTTTTGCCGTGGACGAGAATGCCCGCAGCAAAGGAGTTGGAAAATCATTGGAGGAACATTTTAAAAATTTGGCTATCGAAAAAAAATGCGACCGGATAGAGGTGCATTGCCATTCGCGCCGGGTTGACGCGCACCGTTTTTATGAGCGCCAGGGTTACCATGAGTCGCCAAAGTATTTGATGAAATCGTTAATTGATTAA
- a CDS encoding MoaD/ThiS family protein: MKINVLAFGVTKEIFGSSLVSLELTNDATIYNLKYVLEQQYPRLKQLASYMVAVNNEYALPGDTIHERDEIAIIPPVSGG; the protein is encoded by the coding sequence ATGAAGATCAATGTGCTGGCATTTGGTGTAACAAAGGAGATATTCGGAAGTTCGCTGGTAAGTTTGGAATTAACAAATGACGCTACTATTTACAATTTGAAGTATGTACTTGAGCAGCAATATCCACGCTTAAAGCAATTGGCATCGTATATGGTTGCCGTAAATAACGAGTATGCCTTACCCGGCGATACCATCCACGAACGCGACGAAATAGCTATTATTCCACCGGTAAGCGGAGGATAG
- the moaA gene encoding GTP 3',8-cyclase MoaA: MLIDNHGRNINYLRLAVTDRCNLRCFYCMPEDGLNWLSRKELMSYEEMLHTCSLLVKMGIQKIRITGGEPFVRKDIMTLLTSISQLDGLQDLSITTNGVLTAPYVPELKKIGIRSVNLSLDTLDANRFFTITRRDEFANVMAALEALLQHDIEVKINAVVMDGKNTQDIIPLVEMTKDLPVSVRFIEEMPFNGDGHIYTGLQWDYVRILDEIKNKYPQIQKLTDAAYSTSYNYQIPGHKGTIGIIAAYSRTFCGTCNRIRITPQGELKTCLYDDGGLNIKDLIRNGASDDELRSVLLDAFGNRAADGWEAEKSRVVHPGLHESMASIGG; this comes from the coding sequence TTGTTAATAGATAATCACGGCCGAAACATCAATTACCTTCGCCTTGCGGTGACCGACAGGTGCAACTTGCGCTGTTTTTATTGTATGCCCGAGGATGGCCTCAACTGGCTATCCCGTAAGGAACTGATGAGCTACGAGGAAATGCTGCACACCTGTTCCCTGCTGGTAAAAATGGGCATCCAAAAAATCCGCATTACAGGCGGTGAGCCATTTGTACGCAAGGATATTATGACCCTGCTTACCTCTATTTCGCAACTGGATGGATTACAGGATTTGAGTATTACCACAAATGGGGTTTTAACCGCGCCTTATGTGCCCGAACTTAAAAAGATAGGTATACGATCTGTAAACCTTAGTTTAGATACGCTGGACGCTAATCGTTTTTTTACCATTACCCGCCGCGATGAATTTGCTAATGTTATGGCCGCTTTAGAGGCTTTGCTGCAGCATGATATCGAGGTGAAAATAAATGCCGTGGTAATGGACGGCAAAAACACCCAGGATATTATTCCACTGGTTGAAATGACCAAAGATTTGCCCGTAAGTGTAAGGTTTATAGAGGAAATGCCTTTTAATGGCGACGGACATATTTATACCGGTTTGCAATGGGATTATGTACGCATCCTGGATGAGATTAAAAATAAATATCCACAGATCCAGAAACTAACCGATGCGGCTTATTCCACATCATATAATTACCAGATACCGGGGCATAAAGGTACAATTGGTATCATTGCAGCCTATTCGCGCACGTTTTGTGGTACCTGTAACCGGATCAGGATTACCCCGCAGGGCGAATTGAAAACCTGTTTATATGACGATGGCGGGCTTAATATTAAGGATTTGATACGCAACGGTGCCAGCGATGATGAATTACGGTCGGTTTTGCTGGATGCTTTTGGCAACCGCGCTGCAGATGGCTGGGAGGCCGAAAAATCGCGCGTGGTACACCCCGGGCTTCACGAATCAATGGCCTCTATCGGGGGGTGA
- a CDS encoding molybdenum cofactor biosynthesis protein MoaE, whose amino-acid sequence MNNIQVLLSAESLNAQSCIDWVMSPKSGGIDVFIGTVRNATKGKAVLKLDFEAYEPMAISEMEKIANRAFEKWPVQKVLIHHRTGELQIGEIPVIIAVSAAHREAAFDACRYIIDTLKQTVPIWKKEAFEDGEVWVAAHP is encoded by the coding sequence ATGAACAATATACAAGTATTACTTTCCGCGGAAAGTCTGAATGCACAGTCCTGTATTGACTGGGTGATGTCGCCGAAATCTGGCGGGATAGACGTATTTATTGGTACCGTACGCAATGCCACTAAAGGCAAAGCAGTTTTAAAACTCGATTTTGAAGCATATGAGCCTATGGCAATAAGCGAGATGGAAAAGATAGCCAACCGGGCCTTTGAAAAATGGCCGGTACAGAAAGTATTGATCCACCACCGTACAGGCGAGTTACAAATTGGCGAAATACCAGTGATCATAGCTGTATCTGCCGCCCACCGGGAGGCTGCATTTGATGCCTGCCGCTATATTATAGATACCCTTAAACAAACAGTACCCATCTGGAAAAAGGAGGCTTTTGAAGATGGAGAGGTCTGGGTGGCAGCACATCCTTGA
- a CDS encoding HesA/MoeB/ThiF family protein: MDTDDLRYSCQIALPGFSEAIQQLLQQAKVLIVGAGGLGCPAAQYLTSTGVGTIGIADFDVVSVSNLHRQVLYTPEDIGKEKTTLACGRLQKQNPGIKLVPHREKITSANVLDIVGPYDIVVDSTDNFETRYLLNDACVLSGKPLVYGAIYQFEGQVAVWNVLNKDGQRSPNYRDLFPEVDATQIPNCTEGGVIPTLAGIIGSMQANEVIKYITKTGELLAGKVLIFDAQSMQSRIIKIGLITKTHIRHLAATITFSTISAEELKRRMQEDDTIELIDVRTIQERDAYDIGGTHIPLDELEEDMPYFTSTNTKVLYCSTGKRSAEAVKLILKRIPEADVLSLEGGLSLYTE, translated from the coding sequence ATGGATACCGATGATCTGAGATATAGCTGCCAAATTGCCCTGCCTGGTTTCAGCGAAGCCATACAGCAGCTATTGCAGCAGGCAAAAGTACTGATAGTAGGAGCCGGAGGGCTGGGTTGTCCCGCAGCACAGTACCTTACATCAACGGGAGTTGGTACTATAGGCATCGCCGATTTTGATGTGGTATCTGTAAGTAACCTGCACCGCCAGGTTTTGTATACGCCTGAGGACATTGGAAAGGAAAAAACCACGCTTGCCTGCGGGCGTTTACAAAAACAAAATCCGGGTATAAAGCTGGTGCCTCATAGGGAGAAGATCACTTCGGCCAATGTGTTAGATATTGTAGGCCCTTACGATATTGTAGTTGATAGCACCGACAACTTTGAAACCCGTTATTTATTAAATGATGCCTGTGTTTTAAGTGGGAAACCTTTGGTTTACGGTGCCATTTACCAGTTTGAAGGCCAGGTAGCTGTATGGAACGTACTTAATAAGGATGGGCAAAGGTCGCCTAATTACCGCGATCTTTTCCCCGAGGTGGATGCCACCCAGATCCCTAATTGTACAGAAGGTGGTGTGATCCCTACGTTGGCAGGTATTATTGGCAGTATGCAGGCCAACGAGGTAATTAAATACATCACCAAAACCGGCGAACTGCTTGCCGGTAAAGTATTGATCTTTGATGCTCAAAGCATGCAGAGCCGCATCATTAAAATTGGCTTGATCACCAAAACACATATCAGGCATTTGGCTGCTACAATTACTTTTTCAACCATATCTGCAGAAGAACTTAAAAGGCGCATGCAGGAAGATGATACTATCGAACTGATTGACGTACGTACAATTCAGGAGCGTGATGCCTATGATATTGGCGGTACGCATATTCCTTTAGACGAGCTGGAAGAGGATATGCCATACTTCACCAGTACCAATACTAAAGTGTTGTACTGCTCAACCGGCAAAAGAAGCGCCGAAGCGGTAAAGCTGATCCTGAAAAGAATTCCCGAGGCTGATGTGTTATCGCTGGAAGGAGGGTTGAGTTTATATACAGAATAG
- a CDS encoding DUF7009 family protein, which translates to MKIRIKGNSLRFRLTKSDVAQLAEEGHLQEEIDFGSQQLYYAIKAVEDDHLSSIFRENTIILFVPNDVIKELAETDKIGFEGKHGSLHLLVEKDFTCLDNVAEDQSDNYPNPLADKK; encoded by the coding sequence ATGAAAATACGTATTAAAGGCAATTCATTAAGATTCAGGCTTACAAAAAGCGATGTAGCGCAACTGGCGGAGGAAGGCCATCTGCAGGAAGAAATCGACTTTGGCAGCCAGCAGCTATACTATGCCATTAAAGCGGTTGAGGATGATCACCTGTCGTCGATATTCAGGGAAAATACCATTATCCTGTTTGTACCCAATGATGTGATTAAAGAACTTGCGGAAACTGATAAGATTGGTTTTGAAGGTAAACATGGCAGCCTGCACTTATTGGTAGAAAAAGATTTTACCTGCCTGGATAATGTCGCCGAAGATCAGAGCGACAACTACCCCAATCCTTTAGCCGATAAAAAGTGA
- a CDS encoding FdhF/YdeP family oxidoreductase, giving the protein MSKDVKEQPSAENPEELLNLKISKPKVWAAGVPAVTVALVDILQESGFVRGMEGLFKMNKKDGFDCSGCAWPDPDDDRSPIAEYCENGAKALAEEATTKKLTAEFFAQNSVFDLAKLNDYEIGKKGRIAQPVYLPKGASHYQPISWDEAFKKIADKLNSLASPNEAAFYTSGRTSNEASFTYQLFIREYGTNNMPDCSNMCHESTSLGLAEAIGIGKGTVTLNDFYDTDVIIIIGQNPGTNHPRMLSALEKAKQHGSKIIAVNPLHEAGLMGFKNPQTVKGVLGITSQLADLYLQVKINGDMALLKAIEKLLYKAELESPGTVFDHEFIKNNTEGYVAFLNHLNEYDLNHLANEAGVPLTQIEQAADMLKDKTRIIICWAMGVTQHKNGVATVKEIVNLAMLKGAIGKPGAGLCPVRGHSNVQGNRTMMIFDKPKPKQLDKLKEVFGFEPPRQHGYDVVESIQAMHEGKLKVFFAMGGNFLSATPDTTYTADAMRKLELSVHVSTKLNRSHLVHGDEALILPTLSRSDKDMVNGEAQFISCENSMGVVQMSKGMLEPISKDLLNENQIVCRLAKATLGKRSVIDWDKYAKSYDAVRDDIAKVIPGFEDYNQKVRVPAGFYLPNGPREGKFENIKFGNKVDFNIAGLPIHEPKTGEFRMTTIRSHDQFNTTIYGLNDRYRGIHNERRVIFMNEKDIAKAGFKEGEHVDLYNNFGGVERVARLFVVVPYNIPEGNTATYYPEANVLIPIDSVAEKSNTPTSKLVFISVKKHEVK; this is encoded by the coding sequence ATGAGTAAAGATGTTAAAGAACAGCCATCAGCAGAAAATCCTGAAGAACTGCTCAACCTGAAAATCAGTAAGCCAAAAGTATGGGCAGCCGGCGTTCCCGCGGTAACTGTTGCTTTGGTTGATATTTTGCAGGAATCGGGCTTTGTGCGCGGCATGGAAGGCCTGTTTAAAATGAACAAAAAGGATGGCTTTGACTGCTCGGGCTGTGCCTGGCCCGATCCGGATGATGACCGGTCGCCAATTGCCGAGTATTGCGAGAACGGGGCAAAAGCCCTTGCAGAGGAAGCCACCACAAAAAAGCTCACAGCTGAATTTTTTGCCCAAAACTCTGTTTTTGATTTGGCCAAACTAAATGATTACGAGATAGGTAAAAAGGGCCGGATAGCCCAGCCTGTATACCTGCCCAAAGGCGCTTCGCACTACCAACCCATCAGTTGGGACGAGGCTTTTAAAAAGATAGCCGATAAATTAAATAGCCTGGCATCGCCAAATGAGGCTGCATTTTATACCTCGGGGCGCACCAGTAACGAGGCTTCGTTTACCTACCAACTATTTATTCGTGAGTATGGTACCAACAATATGCCCGATTGTTCAAATATGTGCCACGAATCAACCAGCCTGGGGCTGGCCGAGGCCATTGGCATAGGCAAGGGAACGGTTACTTTAAATGATTTTTATGATACCGATGTAATCATTATCATTGGGCAAAACCCTGGTACCAATCATCCCAGGATGCTGAGCGCCCTCGAAAAAGCAAAGCAACATGGGTCTAAGATCATTGCTGTAAATCCGCTGCATGAGGCGGGCTTGATGGGCTTTAAAAATCCTCAAACGGTGAAAGGCGTATTGGGAATAACCAGCCAGTTAGCCGATTTGTACCTCCAGGTAAAGATCAACGGCGACATGGCATTATTGAAGGCTATTGAAAAATTGCTATATAAGGCCGAATTGGAATCTCCCGGTACGGTGTTCGACCATGAATTTATAAAAAACAATACCGAAGGCTACGTAGCATTTTTAAACCATCTTAATGAATACGATTTAAACCACCTGGCCAACGAAGCCGGCGTACCTTTAACACAAATAGAGCAGGCCGCCGATATGCTCAAGGATAAAACCCGCATTATCATTTGTTGGGCTATGGGCGTTACCCAGCATAAAAACGGCGTCGCCACCGTTAAAGAAATTGTTAACCTGGCTATGCTGAAAGGTGCAATAGGTAAACCGGGCGCTGGCCTTTGCCCGGTGCGCGGTCACAGCAATGTGCAGGGCAACCGTACCATGATGATATTTGATAAGCCTAAACCCAAACAACTGGACAAACTGAAAGAGGTTTTTGGTTTTGAACCACCGCGCCAACATGGTTACGACGTAGTAGAGTCAATACAGGCCATGCACGAGGGTAAGCTGAAGGTGTTTTTTGCCATGGGAGGTAATTTTCTTTCGGCTACGCCGGATACCACTTATACGGCCGATGCAATGCGTAAGCTCGAGCTGTCTGTTCACGTATCTACCAAACTCAACCGCAGTCATTTGGTACATGGTGATGAAGCTTTGATATTACCAACACTTTCGCGCAGTGATAAAGATATGGTTAATGGCGAAGCGCAGTTCATCAGCTGCGAAAACTCGATGGGGGTTGTGCAAATGTCGAAGGGAATGCTGGAGCCCATCTCTAAGGATCTCTTGAACGAGAACCAGATTGTTTGCAGGCTGGCTAAAGCCACCTTGGGCAAGCGTTCTGTTATTGATTGGGATAAGTACGCCAAAAGTTATGATGCCGTACGCGATGACATTGCCAAAGTAATTCCTGGGTTTGAAGATTATAATCAAAAGGTACGTGTACCGGCAGGCTTTTATTTGCCCAATGGTCCGCGGGAAGGCAAGTTTGAAAATATTAAGTTTGGCAATAAGGTTGATTTTAACATTGCCGGTCTGCCCATACATGAACCAAAAACAGGGGAATTCCGGATGACAACTATCCGCAGCCACGATCAGTTTAACACCACTATCTACGGGCTGAACGACCGTTACCGCGGAATCCACAACGAGCGCCGGGTGATATTCATGAACGAGAAGGACATAGCCAAAGCCGGTTTCAAAGAAGGGGAGCACGTAGACCTGTACAATAACTTTGGCGGGGTTGAGCGTGTGGCCCGCTTGTTTGTGGTGGTTCCCTACAACATCCCCGAAGGCAACACCG
- a CDS encoding molybdopterin molybdotransferase MoeA → MTTVEQAEKLILAQVKDYGDETVPFEQALGKVLAEPIKADRDLPPFNRVTMDGIAIKYQAVENGICTFHIKATQAAGDVPVEITDSNECIEIMTGAVLPSSVNTVIRYEDLEMRAGLASIKVEGIKQGQNIHVQGADKKQHEVLAASGQLVTPAIISLAASVGKTHLLVKKMPKVVIISSGDELVDVHETPSPYQIRKSNSYTVKAVLQQHGLQPDILHIPDDPEITKAQIQQCLLNYDVLLLSGGISMGKFDYIPQALEDLQAEKIFHKVAQRPGKPFWFGRYQDKALVFAFPGNPVATFMCLHRYFLTWLNTTLGLAEQSPVYAVLAKDFKFQPPLQYYLQVKLNSNLQGQLIASPVEGNGSGDFANLADTEAFLELPMERDDFKQGEVFRIWKFV, encoded by the coding sequence ATGACAACTGTTGAACAAGCTGAAAAACTAATACTTGCCCAGGTAAAAGATTATGGTGATGAAACCGTACCTTTTGAACAGGCGCTGGGTAAAGTTTTGGCCGAACCGATAAAGGCTGACCGCGACCTGCCGCCCTTTAACCGGGTAACTATGGATGGCATAGCCATTAAATACCAGGCTGTTGAAAATGGCATCTGCACGTTCCATATAAAGGCCACCCAGGCGGCGGGCGATGTGCCTGTTGAAATTACCGACAGTAACGAGTGTATCGAGATTATGACCGGGGCGGTTTTGCCATCGTCGGTCAATACGGTTATCCGTTATGAGGACCTGGAGATGAGGGCAGGGTTAGCCAGTATTAAAGTGGAGGGGATTAAGCAAGGGCAAAATATTCATGTACAAGGCGCCGACAAAAAACAGCACGAGGTATTGGCAGCTTCGGGCCAATTGGTTACACCGGCCATCATTAGCCTGGCTGCATCGGTTGGTAAAACTCATTTGCTGGTGAAAAAAATGCCCAAAGTGGTCATTATATCATCGGGCGATGAACTGGTAGATGTGCACGAAACACCTTCGCCATACCAGATTCGTAAATCAAATAGCTACACGGTTAAAGCGGTTTTGCAGCAACACGGCCTGCAGCCGGATATCCTGCACATTCCGGATGATCCTGAAATTACAAAGGCCCAAATTCAACAATGCCTGCTAAATTACGATGTGCTGCTGCTAAGCGGAGGTATTTCTATGGGCAAGTTTGATTATATCCCCCAGGCATTGGAAGATTTGCAGGCCGAGAAAATTTTTCATAAAGTAGCACAGCGCCCGGGTAAGCCGTTTTGGTTTGGCAGGTACCAGGATAAAGCCCTGGTTTTTGCCTTCCCAGGCAACCCGGTAGCCACATTTATGTGCCTGCACCGGTATTTTTTAACCTGGCTAAATACAACCCTGGGTTTGGCAGAACAATCGCCGGTTTATGCTGTTTTAGCTAAAGATTTTAAGTTTCAGCCCCCTTTGCAATACTATTTGCAGGTGAAACTGAACAGTAACTTACAAGGACAATTAATAGCATCGCCTGTAGAAGGAAATGGTTCAGGCGATTTTGCTAACTTAGCAGATACCGAAGCTTTTTTAGAATTACCCATGGAAAGGGATGATTTTAAGCAGGGGGAGGTGTTCAGGATATGGAAGTTTGTCTGA
- the moaC gene encoding cyclic pyranopterin monophosphate synthase MoaC produces MLTHIDKQGNPSMVDVSAKQVTQRTATARSIVVLPDEVLQHLIDGDLISKKGPVFQTAIIAGIMAAKKTGELIPLCHPLGMDNCQVTVEVNEQQEIVIECTASITAKTGIEMEALVGASVAALTVYDMCKAMSHDIVIKETKLIAKTGGKRDFKRA; encoded by the coding sequence ATGTTAACCCATATAGATAAACAAGGCAACCCATCAATGGTTGATGTATCTGCAAAGCAGGTAACACAACGTACCGCAACGGCACGTAGCATTGTTGTTTTGCCCGACGAGGTGTTGCAGCATTTGATAGATGGTGATCTGATCAGCAAAAAAGGGCCTGTTTTTCAAACAGCGATAATTGCAGGTATTATGGCCGCCAAAAAAACCGGCGAACTGATCCCGCTTTGTCACCCTTTGGGTATGGACAATTGCCAGGTTACTGTTGAAGTGAATGAGCAGCAGGAAATTGTGATTGAATGTACGGCGAGCATTACTGCCAAAACGGGTATCGAGATGGAAGCACTTGTTGGCGCGTCTGTAGCGGCGCTTACCGTTTATGATATGTGCAAGGCCATGAGCCATGATATTGTGATAAAAGAAACCAAACTGATAGCAAAAACAGGAGGTAAACGTGATTTTAAAAGAGCATAA